One region of Carya illinoinensis cultivar Pawnee chromosome 8, C.illinoinensisPawnee_v1, whole genome shotgun sequence genomic DNA includes:
- the LOC122317810 gene encoding probable sarcosine oxidase, which yields MALSGEEFDVIVVGAGVMGSSTAYQVAKRGHKALVLEQFDFLHHRGSSHGESRTIRATYPEDYYYPLVMESYKLWEEFESEIGYKVYFKAQHLEMGASDNECLRETINTCHKHSIPHEILDSRQVAEKFSGAFDIPGNFLGVFSEYGGVIKPTKAVSMFQTLALQKGAVLRDCMEVKDIRKDSVKGGVWIHTSNGEKFWGKKCVVTAGAWTRKLVKMVSGLELPIQPSESTACYWRIKEGHEAKYAIGGNFPTFGDCGEPYIYGTPSLEFPGLIKVAVHGGNPCDPDKRPWGPAKGLEYLKKWVGEKLAGLVDSGGPAATQLCMYSMTPDEDFVLDFLGGEFGKDVVIGGGFSGHGFKMSPAVGRILADLVLTGEAGVELKPFRIARFEENPRGNFKIFLSCSSSEV from the coding sequence ATGGCACTTTCTGGCGAAGAATTTGATGTTATTGTCGTCGGTGCAGGCGTCATGGGCAGCTCCACTGCCTACCAAGTCGCCAAACGGGGTCACAAAGCGCTCGTACTCGAGCAATTCGATTTCTTGCACCACCGGGGCTCATCTCACGGCGAGTCCCGCACCATTCGCGCAACCTACCCCGAGGACTACTACTATCCCCTGGTCATGGAGTCGTACAAGCTCTGGGAGGAGTTCGAGTCCGAAATCGGCTACAAGGTCTACTTCAAGGCCCAACATCTAGAAATGGGCGCGTCCGACAACGAGTGCCTCCGCGAGACCATAAACACTTGTCACAAACACTCCATCCCGCACGAAATACTCGACAGCAGACAAGTGGCCGAAAAGTTTTCCGGCGCGTTCGATATTCCGGGGAATTTTCTTGGAGTGTTTTCCGAGTATGGCGGCGTGATAAAGCCCACGAAGGCAGTGTCCATGTTCCAAACACTAGCGCTTCAAAAGGGTGCTGTTCTTAGAGACTGCATGGAAGTGAAAGATATCAGAAAAGACAGCGTCAAAGGGGGCGTATGGATTCACACAAGCAATGGCGAAAAGTTCTGGGGCAAAAAATGCGTGGTGACTGCAGGGGCTTGGACGAGAAAGTTAGTCAAAATGGTAAGTGGGCTCGAGCTACCTATACAACCCTCGGAGAGTACAGCGTGTTATTGGAGGATTAAGGAGGGGCACGAGGCAAAGTATGCAATCGGAGGGAATTTTCCGACGTTTGGGGACTGTGGGGAACCGTATATATACGGCACACCATCGCTGGAGTTTCCGGGGTTGATCAAGGTGGCTGTGCATGGTGGGAATCCATGCGATCCGGACAAGAGGCCATGGGGGCCAGCAAAGGGATTAGAATATCTGAAAAAATGGGTTGGGGAGAAGCTGGCAGGGCTAGTTGATTCCGGAGGGCCGGCGGCAACGCAGTTGTGCATGTATTCGATGACGCCGGACGAGGATTTCGTGCTTGATTTCTTGGGCGGGGAGTTCGGAAAGGATGTTGTGATCGGAGGTGGGTTTTCTGGGCATGGGTTCAAGATGAGCCCCGCGGTGGGGAGGATACTGGCTGACCTTGTGCTTACTGGAGAGGCAGGAGTGGAGCTAAAGCCCTTTAGGATTGCAAGGTTTGAGGAGAATCCTAGAGGAaacttcaaaatctttttatcatGTTCCTCATCAGAAGTCTGA